A portion of the Musa acuminata AAA Group cultivar baxijiao chromosome BXJ1-1, Cavendish_Baxijiao_AAA, whole genome shotgun sequence genome contains these proteins:
- the LOC104000167 gene encoding uncharacterized protein LOC104000167, producing the protein MASSSEGGGDGSLNGSLFDGMVLFTPSSFTDPSLPQPAASPPPDVAAAAQPQPESQPFDEDLFSDLTIQTPPSPTATLRDPPPTLPPLPSSPRQPPALLPRQPSRKKKRAVRIGYARETAAAAAASSDDSHHLSDPLCNKSPPPSCGATAIAVANESMADESLTSPHDASVDSAAHHDTAMPAVEDDLIPAPPKSLEQPGEEADEGSSNEAVVKEGKGDQRPTEGRGEEEETCSSGGSATGEGVFGSAEERLQLVRTQISKKLESVRQRAASAYAERKELERSRRRAVESVNAASTKHRDLEKDLELACEAEDFERAERVSENLMTVEEEKAKLLLSLREAEADCELAESKMQEVLELQIAVEEECIDLLEQFAKDAADCAESILKNAEETSCKEIEEWQSSVELLEVKKLEMDIELQLISEAHSGLENAIEDLVKNDREEKEMLARKGVILEKELDELLELVRLKEAEIAENKSQIQDVDNRISNVASKFHETQSIIDMKHKTLQEAFLKVESEDGALLIRKEEIDEVISSAEKKRRKLIELSAIASNEAKTCQDLLQLKKQLASFILKSREDRVRYSKTEEKISEDIQILRQEISAARTALQELSSTRASIQQEVTLYKQRIGFIEKRGPELEAEKKVAAAARNFREAGRVAAEAKSLHIEKEDLQHKKEKAVLHLEKLEEEIGSNVETIQKNEELVLLKEKEAALVGCNRLQLVAAAARAERSVALKMGDLEEGSLLLKEAEALESKVMELQKVYNLDTQMDEKNLVSLAFITNLVGDHLSEAGQVASFNLNAIVGSQS; encoded by the exons ATGGCGTCGTCGTCGGAGGGCGGAGGTGATGGGTCTCTTAATGGTTCCCTCTTCGATGGGATGGTTCTTTTCACTCCCTCTTCCTTCACCGATCCCTCGCTGCCTCAACCTGCTGCATCGCCGCCGCCCGAtgttgccgccgccgcccaaCCTCAGCCCGAATCCCAACCCTTCGATGAAGACCTCTTCTCAGATCTCACTATTCAGACCCCCCCATCCCCAACCGCCACCCTTCGCGATCCTCCTCCaactctgcctcctcttccctCTTCGCCTCGCCAACCGCCGGCCCTCCTACCACGCCAACCCTCCCGCAAGAAAAAACGAGCCGTTCGGATTGGGTACGCCCGAGAAAcggcggccgccgccgccgcctcgtcGGACGATTCTCATCATCTCTCCGATCCCCTTTGTAACaaatctcctcctccttcctgcgGCGCTACAGCAATTGCGGTGGCAAATGAGTCGATGGCAGATGAGTCGCTTACTTCTCCACATGATGCAAGTGTCGATTCCGCTGCACACCACGATACGGCCATGCCGGCTGTAGAGGACGATCTGATTCCCGCACCCCCCAAATCTCTAGAACAACCCGGAGAAGAGGCGGACGAGGGGAGCTCGAATGAAGCTGTCGTCAAAGAAGGCAAGGGTGACCAGCGCCCAACGGAAGGAAGaggtgaagaagaagaaactTGCTCCTCGGGTGGATCGGCTACTGGAGAAGGCGTCTTTGGTTCTGCAGAAGAGAGACTACAGCTGGTCAGGACCCAGATCTCGAAAAAGCTCGAGTCCGTCCGGCAAAGAGCAGCTTCAGCTTATGCAGAGAGAAAGGAGTTGGAAAGGAGTCGGAGGAGGGCGGTTGAGAGCGTGAATGCAGCATCAACCAAACATAGGGACCTGGAAAAAGATCTTGAGCTAGCCTGTGAGGCCGAGGATTTTGAGAGGGCTGAGAGGGTCAGTGAGAACCTCATGACCGTGGAAGAGGAGAAGGCCAAGCTCCTGCTttcgttgagggaggcagaggcaGATTGTGAATTAGCTGAATCGAAGATGCAGGAGGTGCTGGAGTTGCAAATAGCAGTGGAGGAAGAATGTATTGATCTGCTGGAACAGTTTGCTAAG GATGCAGCTGATTGTGCAGAATCAATTCTTAAAAATGCAGAAGAAACATCTTGTAAAGAAATAGAAGAATGGCAAtcatcagttgaattgttagaagTTAAGAAGCTAGAGATGGATATCGAGTTACAGTTAATATCTGAAGCACATTCAGGATTGGAAAATGCAATAGAAGACCTGGTTAAAAATGACAGGGAAGAAAAAGAAATGCTGGCAAGAAAAGGTGTCATTTTGGAAAAAGAGTTGGATGAACTACTAGAATTGGTCAGGCTGAAGGAGGCAGAGATTGCTGAAAACAAGTCTCAAATACAAGATGTCGACAACAGAATATCTAATGTGGCTTCTAAGTTTCATGAGACACAATCAATTATTGACATGAAGCATAAAACATTGCAGGAAGCCTTTCTCAAGGTAGAATCTGAAGATGGGGCATTGTTGATAAGGAAGGAGGAAATTGATGAAGTTATCTCTTCAGctgaaaagaagaggagaaagctaATAGAACTTTCAGCCATTGCCTCCAATGAAGCAAAAACTTGTCAGGATTTGCTTCAGTTGAAAAAGCAGTTGGCATCTTTCATTTTGAAATCAAGAGAGGACAGAGTGAGGTACTCAAAGACCGAGGAAAAGATATCAGAAGACATTCAGATACTCAGACAAGAAATTTCAGCTGCAAGAACTGCTCTACAG GAGCTATCTTCAACTAGGGCAAGCATCCAACAGGAGGTTACTTTGTATAAACAAAGGATAGGTTTTATTGAGAAGAGAGGGCCCGAGCTGGAGGCTGAAAAGAAAGTTGCTGCCGCTGCTAGAAATTTCAGGGAAGCCGGGAGGGTAGCAGCTGAGGCGAAGTCATTACATATTGAAAAGGAAGACTTGCAACATAAGAAGGAGAAGGCTGTTTTACACCTAGAAAAGCTAGAGGAGGAGATCGGAAGCAATGTGGAAACAATTCAGAAGAACGAAGAGTTGGTTCTGCTCAAGGAAAAAGAGGCCGCATTGGTAGGCTGTAACAGGCTCCAATTAGTTGCTGCAGCTGCTAGGGCTGAGAGATCTGTTGCTCTTAAAATGGGTGACCTCGAAGAAGGCAGCTTACTACTTAAAGAGGCCGAAGCTCTAGAATCCAAAGTGATGGAGCTTCAAAAAGTATACAACCTTGACACACAGATGGATGAAAAAAATCTAGTCTCCTTGGCATTCATTACCAACCTCGTTGGAGATCATTTGAGTGAAGCCGGCCAAGTGGCTTCTTTCAACCTTAATGCTATTGTTGGTTCACAGAGTTAG
- the LOC135678201 gene encoding gamma-tocopherol methyltransferase, chloroplastic-like isoform X1, which produces MAARLHGHASELPSLPLRLSASRSCLLGAANRPPSALRLRPKSCRPARVMAAAASATAEEGLKKGIAEFYDQSSGLWEDIWGDHMHHGFYDPGVTASIDDHRAAQIRMVEEALRFSGVSEDDPSKKPKKVVDVGCGIGGSSRYLAKKFEAQCQGITLSPVQAQRAHNLAVVEGLADRVTFQVADALEQPFSDGQFDLVWSMESGEHMPDKKKFVGELARVAARGATIIIVTWCHRDLLPSEDTLLPEELNLLNKICDAYYLPSWCSAADYIEIAQSLSLENIKTADWSENVAPFWPAVIRSALTWRGFTSLLQSGWKTIKGALAMPLMIEGYNKKLIKFAIITCRKPE; this is translated from the exons ATGGCCGCACGGCTCCACGGCCACGCCAGCGAGCTGCCGTCCCTCCCGCTCCGGCTCTCCGCATCACGCAGCTGCCTCCTCGGGGCGGCGAATCGGCCGCCATCCGCCCTCCGGCTGCGACCCAAATCGTGCCGCCCTGCTCGAGTTATGGCGGCAGCGGCGTCGGCGACCGCGGAGGAGGGGCTTAAAAAGGGAATCGCCGAGTTCTACGACCAGTCATCGGGGCTGTGGGAGGACATTTGGGGCGACCACATGCACCACGGCTTCTATGACCCGGGAGTTACCGCGTCCATCGACGATCACCGCGCCGCCCAGATCCGCATGGTCGAGGAGGCCCTACGATTCTCCGGAGTCTCAG AAGATGATCCTTCAAAAAAACCGAAGAAGGTAGTGGATGTTGGCTGTGGCATTGGAGGCAGCTCCAGATATCTGGCAAAGAAGTTTGAGGCTCAATGCCAGGGTATTACTTTGAGCCCTGTCCAAGCACAGAGAGCACATAATCTTGCTGTTGTTGAGGGGCTGGCAGACAGG GTAACTTTCCAAGTTGCAGATGCTTTGGAGCAACCTTTTTCTGATGGGCAGTTCGACCTGGTTTGGTCCATGGAAAGCGGAGAGCATATGCCGGATAAGAAAAAG TTTGTAGGTGAATTGGCACGTGTTGCAGCACGTGGAGCCACGATCATTATTGTGACATGGTGTCACAGAGATCTCCTGCCATCTGAGGACACTCTGCTGCCTGAAGAATTGAATCTCTTGAACAAGATATGTGATGCCTATTACTTGCCATCCTGGTGTTCAGCTGCAGACTACATTGAAATAGCTCAATCCTTATCGCTGGAG AACATTAAGACAGCTGATTGGTCGGAGAATGTCGCACCATTTTGGCCTGCTGTCATCCGATCTGCCTTGACATGGCGGGGCTTTACATCTCTGTTGCAAAGTG GATGGAAGACGATAAAGGGAGCACTAGCGATGCCCCTGATGATCGAAGGCTACAACAAGAAGCTAATTAAATTTGCCATCATTACGTGCCGTAAACCAGAATAA
- the LOC135678201 gene encoding gamma-tocopherol methyltransferase, chloroplastic-like isoform X2, whose translation MAARLHGHASELPSLPLRLSASRSCLLGAANRPPSALRLRPKSCRPARVMAAAASATAEEGLKKGIAEFYDQSSGLWEDIWGDHMHHGFYDPGVTASIDDHRAAQIRMVEEALRFSGVSDDPSKKPKKVVDVGCGIGGSSRYLAKKFEAQCQGITLSPVQAQRAHNLAVVEGLADRVTFQVADALEQPFSDGQFDLVWSMESGEHMPDKKKFVGELARVAARGATIIIVTWCHRDLLPSEDTLLPEELNLLNKICDAYYLPSWCSAADYIEIAQSLSLENIKTADWSENVAPFWPAVIRSALTWRGFTSLLQSGWKTIKGALAMPLMIEGYNKKLIKFAIITCRKPE comes from the exons ATGGCCGCACGGCTCCACGGCCACGCCAGCGAGCTGCCGTCCCTCCCGCTCCGGCTCTCCGCATCACGCAGCTGCCTCCTCGGGGCGGCGAATCGGCCGCCATCCGCCCTCCGGCTGCGACCCAAATCGTGCCGCCCTGCTCGAGTTATGGCGGCAGCGGCGTCGGCGACCGCGGAGGAGGGGCTTAAAAAGGGAATCGCCGAGTTCTACGACCAGTCATCGGGGCTGTGGGAGGACATTTGGGGCGACCACATGCACCACGGCTTCTATGACCCGGGAGTTACCGCGTCCATCGACGATCACCGCGCCGCCCAGATCCGCATGGTCGAGGAGGCCCTACGATTCTCCGGAGTCTCAG ATGATCCTTCAAAAAAACCGAAGAAGGTAGTGGATGTTGGCTGTGGCATTGGAGGCAGCTCCAGATATCTGGCAAAGAAGTTTGAGGCTCAATGCCAGGGTATTACTTTGAGCCCTGTCCAAGCACAGAGAGCACATAATCTTGCTGTTGTTGAGGGGCTGGCAGACAGG GTAACTTTCCAAGTTGCAGATGCTTTGGAGCAACCTTTTTCTGATGGGCAGTTCGACCTGGTTTGGTCCATGGAAAGCGGAGAGCATATGCCGGATAAGAAAAAG TTTGTAGGTGAATTGGCACGTGTTGCAGCACGTGGAGCCACGATCATTATTGTGACATGGTGTCACAGAGATCTCCTGCCATCTGAGGACACTCTGCTGCCTGAAGAATTGAATCTCTTGAACAAGATATGTGATGCCTATTACTTGCCATCCTGGTGTTCAGCTGCAGACTACATTGAAATAGCTCAATCCTTATCGCTGGAG AACATTAAGACAGCTGATTGGTCGGAGAATGTCGCACCATTTTGGCCTGCTGTCATCCGATCTGCCTTGACATGGCGGGGCTTTACATCTCTGTTGCAAAGTG GATGGAAGACGATAAAGGGAGCACTAGCGATGCCCCTGATGATCGAAGGCTACAACAAGAAGCTAATTAAATTTGCCATCATTACGTGCCGTAAACCAGAATAA